The Geobacter sp. AOG2 genome includes a window with the following:
- a CDS encoding DUF4197 domain-containing protein: MKRRHAPALCLALLLLAAAPPAAHAGFFDDITRGLGLSGSSGDSLDDSTIVKGLKEALATGTTRAVTAVGQRDGYFANAAIKILMPEKIRNVADLLGRFGFQDQVDDFVLSMNRAAEKAAPKATEYFVSALREMTFDDARKILQGGDTSATDYFRRKTGDRIYAAFKPVVASSMQDVGVARRYKEMMGKVESIPFAGASVGGFDLDHYVASKAVDGLFTMLGEEEKKIRTDPAARGTELLRKVFGR; encoded by the coding sequence ATGAAACGCCGTCATGCACCCGCACTATGCCTGGCCCTGCTGCTTCTCGCAGCGGCCCCTCCGGCCGCCCATGCCGGTTTCTTCGACGATATCACCAGGGGGCTGGGGCTTTCCGGCTCCTCCGGCGACAGCCTGGACGATTCCACCATCGTGAAAGGCCTCAAGGAGGCGCTGGCCACCGGCACCACCAGGGCGGTCACGGCGGTGGGGCAGCGGGACGGCTACTTTGCCAACGCGGCGATCAAGATCCTCATGCCGGAGAAGATCCGCAACGTGGCCGATCTTTTGGGCAGGTTCGGCTTTCAGGACCAGGTGGACGATTTCGTCCTCAGCATGAACCGGGCCGCGGAAAAGGCGGCGCCCAAGGCCACGGAGTATTTCGTCTCGGCGCTCAGGGAGATGACCTTCGACGACGCCCGGAAGATCCTCCAGGGGGGCGACACCTCGGCGACCGACTATTTCCGGCGGAAGACCGGCGACCGGATCTATGCCGCGTTCAAGCCGGTGGTCGCGTCGAGCATGCAGGACGTGGGCGTGGCCCGCCGTTACAAGGAGATGATGGGCAAGGTGGAGTCCATCCCCTTTGCCGGGGCGAGCGTCGGCGGGTTCGACCTGGACCATTATGTCGCCTCCAAGGCGGTGGACGGCCTCTTCACCATGCTCGGCGAGGAGGAGAAGAAGATCAGGACCGACCCGGCGGCCCGGGGGACGGAGTTGCTCAGGAAGGTGTTCGGGAGATAG
- a CDS encoding aspartate/glutamate racemase family protein, with protein MKRIGIIGGLGPESTVDYYKRIIEAFRREGSLAAPEIVIYSVDMEEVLGLVARQEWDALTALLAARIGALHRAGADFAAISANTPHVVFDRVRAQSPIPLLSIVAATLDKARELGLGKVGLLGTQFTMQANFFAPVFSARGISVVVPPAADQEYIHGKLMTEIELGVIRDETRQGLLAVIERLAAREGIDGVILGCTELPLILEESPSGLPFLNTTAIHVESIVGYAQG; from the coding sequence ATGAAAAGAATCGGCATTATCGGCGGTCTCGGCCCGGAATCGACCGTTGACTACTATAAGCGGATCATCGAGGCGTTCAGGCGGGAGGGGAGTCTGGCGGCCCCGGAGATCGTCATCTACAGTGTGGATATGGAGGAGGTGCTCGGCCTGGTTGCCCGGCAGGAATGGGACGCCCTCACCGCCCTCCTGGCGGCGCGGATCGGGGCGTTGCACCGGGCCGGCGCTGATTTCGCCGCGATCTCGGCCAACACCCCCCATGTGGTTTTCGACCGGGTCCGGGCGCAATCCCCCATCCCCCTGCTGAGCATCGTCGCCGCGACCCTCGACAAGGCGCGGGAGCTGGGGCTGGGAAAGGTCGGCCTCCTGGGGACGCAGTTCACCATGCAGGCCAATTTCTTCGCCCCGGTGTTTTCGGCCCGGGGGATCTCGGTGGTGGTGCCTCCGGCGGCGGATCAGGAGTACATCCACGGAAAGCTGATGACCGAGATAGAGTTGGGGGTCATCCGGGACGAGACCCGTCAGGGGCTCCTGGCGGTGATCGAACGCCTGGCCGCCCGGGAGGGGATCGACGGGGTGATCCTGGGCTGCACCGAATTGCCCCTGATCCTGGAGGAAAGCCCGTCGGGCCTCCCGTTCCTGAACACGACCGCCATCCATGTGGAGAGCATCGTCGGCTACGCACAGGGGTGA